A window of Rhizobium oryzihabitans contains these coding sequences:
- a CDS encoding Zn-dependent hydrolase has product MASSADNLRVNPNRLWESLAAMAEIGPGLRGGNNRQTLTDADRDGRLLFQTLCEAAGCTVSVDAVGNMFARREGTDPEALPVMIGSHLDTQPTGGRYDGVLGVLAGLEIIRTLNEHDIRTSRPIEIVNWTNEEGSRFAPVMLGSGVFAGVHSVEWAYSRTDVDGLRMGDELARIGFLGTDPAGGHRPYAYLELHIEQGPILEDEGIDIGVVTHGQGLKWLQATLTGQEAHAGSTPMSRRRNAGLGAARIVELVEEIAWSHEPNGVGVVGQLSQQPNSRNVVPGKAVLTVDFRHPEGSVLADMEMRFRGGVERIATELGLGFEVETVGEFGPVAFDTDLLQRIRAAATSQGHTHRDIISGAGHDACWINRIAPTAMIFCPCVDGLSHNEDEAINCEWAANGANVLLRAALETAGFDG; this is encoded by the coding sequence ATGGCAAGCAGTGCCGACAACCTCCGCGTAAATCCGAACCGCCTCTGGGAGAGCCTCGCTGCCATGGCTGAAATCGGCCCGGGCCTCCGCGGCGGCAACAACCGGCAGACGCTGACCGACGCAGATCGCGACGGCCGCCTGCTTTTCCAAACATTGTGCGAGGCGGCCGGCTGCACGGTCAGCGTCGATGCTGTCGGCAACATGTTCGCACGGCGCGAAGGAACGGATCCCGAGGCGCTTCCAGTCATGATTGGCAGCCATCTGGACACTCAACCGACCGGCGGGCGCTACGACGGCGTGCTGGGCGTGCTCGCCGGACTGGAAATCATCCGTACCCTCAACGAGCACGATATCCGCACGTCCCGGCCGATAGAAATTGTCAACTGGACCAATGAGGAAGGCAGCCGATTCGCACCGGTCATGTTGGGCTCCGGCGTCTTCGCCGGCGTACATAGCGTCGAGTGGGCCTATTCGCGCACGGACGTCGACGGGCTGCGGATGGGCGACGAACTGGCCCGTATCGGTTTCCTGGGCACCGATCCCGCGGGTGGACACCGCCCATACGCCTATCTCGAGCTCCATATCGAGCAGGGTCCGATCCTCGAAGATGAGGGTATCGACATCGGTGTCGTTACCCATGGCCAAGGCCTGAAATGGCTGCAAGCAACACTCACCGGGCAGGAGGCGCATGCCGGCTCGACCCCGATGTCAAGGCGGCGGAACGCCGGGCTGGGCGCCGCGCGCATCGTCGAGTTGGTCGAGGAAATTGCCTGGAGCCACGAGCCAAACGGCGTCGGTGTCGTCGGTCAGCTGTCCCAGCAGCCGAACTCCCGCAATGTTGTACCCGGCAAGGCCGTCCTGACCGTCGACTTCCGACACCCCGAAGGCTCTGTCCTCGCCGACATGGAGATGCGCTTTCGCGGCGGCGTCGAGCGGATTGCCACTGAGCTTGGCCTCGGCTTCGAAGTTGAAACCGTGGGCGAATTTGGGCCGGTCGCCTTTGACACCGATTTGCTGCAGCGCATCCGTGCCGCGGCGACGTCTCAGGGCCACACCCATCGCGACATTATCTCGGGAGCTGGCCATGACGCCTGCTGGATCAACCGGATCGCACCGACGGCCATGATCTTCTGCCCCTGCGTCGACGGGCTAAGCCATAACGAAGACGAGGCGATCAACTGCGAATGGGCGGCCAATGGAGCAAATGTGCTCCTGCGCGCCGCCTTGGAAACAGCCGGTTTCGACGGATGA